The genomic interval GGCGTCTAAGGGTGGGACTAAAGGAGCTTCCTAAAGCGTCCGGCCAAAGCACGCAAATACGAAGATATTTTAGAGCATGCATACAGCAAGGCAGCAACTGGTCTGGTTGCCCAATTTAGAAGAGAGCGCAAGTATGACACCGCTGGGGACGAATATGTTTTGAAAGCTGAAGATGGTCCAGCTCGTGATCCCTGGGAAAGTGTTTTAGCCTGTGGTGCCTTGCCCCATTTCGGTGTAGTTGCCCAATTTAGAAGAGAGCGCAAGTATGACACCGCTGGGGACGAATATGTTTTGAAAGCTGAAGATGGTCCAGCTCGTGATCCCTGGGAAAGTGTTTTAGCCTGTGGTGCCTTGCCCCATTTCGGTGTAGTTGCCCAATTTAGAAGAGAGCGCAAGTATGACACCGCTGGGGACGAATATGTTTTGAAAGCTGAAGATGGTCCAGCTCGTGATCCCTGGGAAAGTGTTTTAGCCACTGTTTCCGTAGCAGAATTCATTGAAGCTTTGCCTGGTAGGGATTTCACAGCCACGTTCGCAGCCGATGCTAAGGACGAACTGGAAGTTGCAGCAGATCCTACGGCTCCTGGGCCTCGGATTACTGTTTTGGCCACGACTTCGGCAGCCGAAGATAAGGGCGCGTTCAGAGTCCTAGGAGAAACTCGAGCATTTGCTCCTGGCACCAGTTTGCCGAGTCCCAGTATTCTTTTCGATCTCAATGCCAATAGCCCGGAGGTCAATGTCCATAGGGATCCGAGATGCGAATGGCTTAGTTCCTGCGTCACTGGAAGAGTGATTGGCCGGGGAACTGGGATCGATGGCGGCGGTTTCTGGAATACCCGGTACACCACGTATGTACCAACCAGAATGCCTCCGATGAAGACAGCAACTTTGAGCTTTTTGTGAAAACTACCTGGCGGCGTTTCGGGTGGCATTGGGAACAATGCATTTCCCAATTCAGACAGTTGGCAACTAGCGTTCTCGGCGGGAATAATGACTTCAAAGTCCACGGACTGCAAGCAGAAATCGTGCATGGCCCTTCTCTGATGGTCAATCAGGACGCTGTGGGCCTCGTTGATTCTAAGGAACTCCTCCGCTCCATCCTCGTTTTTGTCGGGATGATATTTCAGGGACAGCCGCCGAAAAGCTTCCCTAATCTCACTGTCGGTGGCGTTTCTCGGTAAGCCCAGAACCTGGTAGTGATCTTTGTAGACGTCGCTCATTTTTGTCGGCCACCTgcgaatatatataatatatattaagaaaagaaaaaatatactaAGAAAACCTGAGCTAGCTGCGCTGCCAAAGATGGGTGAAATGTGTGTTATCGATGATGCTATTTGCATGGAAAAACATCGATAAAGACATCGTATCAGCCGCCCATTATTCGCCTTGGCGCCAagaaaaaattgtttaaaacaattaaatgcgTCTTTCTTTTCTACAGTTGAGAAAAAAGTACCAACAAATTCGGTCCTCTCTGGCAGATGCCATCATATTTTATTATGAATACGAGTCATATCATATTTTAGGTGGCCATCGAAGGAGTACTATAATGCGAGTGGGAAGAGAAACATCTAAAAATATGTCATTTTTTTTCAGAACAACAAACCGttaaaaaatttgatttacaaATTGTATTTCCGTCTTATGTGGAGCATACTATACGTAGTAGCAGACTGGCTCTGCTTATTGAACTTTGAATAAGCAACTGCCTTAAATTTTCTCTActatattgtttttttttttaatatttatatcgCATAAACGTTTTTTAAATCGCAAAAACTAAACATGTCATTAAAAACGTGATTTTTGTATGCTATTAGTTCGTTCTCCAATATTTATCCGTTTTATCATTCGATTTGGCTAAAGCTATGTCTATTTTCGAGCAAAAGTGGGCCGCACTTCATAATCTTTGTTTATcttactaaataaataaattaatcaaTAATTAACGCAGGATGCATTAGATCAACAGTCAATAATTAAGTTCCTATAAATTAATCTTAAAGACTATTCAACGAAGAACTCTAGATACGCGAGATTGCTTCACCAAGCCCTTGGATCCTTAGGTCATTCCGAGGAGGATCCATCGCCGTGGGAATCCTTTTTTTTCCGGTTGAAGAACTGGAATGTCTTGTAGGCGGCAAACGCAAAGAGCACAGTTCCACCGACGGCGCACATGAAGGGGAGCATGTCTGACGTGGGCTGGGCGAAGGTCGCAGCCGGCTCGTCATCACATTTGAGTCCCTCCTCGCCGTGCTGGTCGTATATCTCGCGCTTTTCCTTGTCGGAGAGCACTTCGAAGGCGGCCACCACCTCCCTAAACTGCTCCTCGGCCTGCGGATGGTCGTTCTTGTCCGGATGGTAGCGGAGAGCCATCCGGCGGTATCCCTTCTTGACGTCTTCACTGGACGCATTCCTCTCGATGCCCAGAATCTTGTAGTAATCTTTACCCATTGTGGCGAAATGGGATTCTCCTTGTGCTGGCTGAGATGGTCGTCCAGCGGTGTTGTGCCGTGAATAGAATGTGAGGCAGCGCGTCGACTTGTTGGTGCTTATGTGGTATTGCGAGTATATATTGCGGATTCGATTCGCGGATTAAACACAATATTACAAATAAACAGAAACTAACAGTCAATCGATAAGTTATCGCCCGACAGTGGCCAGAGTGACCCTACCTTACCACCAGAAGCACTGTTAGTTAACAGAAGGTATTCTGACAAGCGTAGCAGCTGTATAGCAGCATTACTAGCCTATTAGTAATCTATGATTTGATAAATCTTTCTTTTCGAGTACGTTATAAGGAATTACATATTACGAAGAAGGAAAATATTCATATCGCTTATCGGATTTGGTATTTTTCCCGACCGTGCGGTATTTTATTCGCCACCGAAGCGGTCACACTGGCTGCCGCCGCCAACTTCCCTCTTTCCGTTCTGTGAGCGAAAACCGAAAAGTGTGTGCTTTGGTAAGTGTTGCTAAAAGTTCGGAATAATGTTGCATCCCGACCATTTTCGGGTCCATAACTGTTCCACGGTGTTGGTCCAGCACCGACTAATCGTTATCACGTATTTCACAGTTCTTAAATTCACCCGACGAGTCCCTAATACACAATCAAAATGGTTAGGGAGAACAAGGCAGCGTGGAAGGCTCAGTACTTCATCAAGGTTGTGGTAAGTATAGAACCGACTAGAAATAGCTTACTAGCTCGCGCCTGGCTTATGCTGTTAACTGATCCCTCCTCCAGGAACTGTTCGATGAGTTCCCAAAATGCTTCATCGTGGGCGCCGACAACGTGGGCTCCAAGCAGATGCAGAACATCCGTACCAGCCTGCGTGGACTGGCCGTCGTGCTTATGGGCAAGAACACCATGATGCGCAAGGCCATCCGCGGTCATCTGGAGAACAACCCGCAGCTAGAGAAGCTGCTGCCCCACATCAAGGGCAACGTGGGCTTCGTGTTCACCAAGGGCGATCTCGCAGAGGTGCGCGACAAGCTGTTGGAGTCTAAGGTGCGCGCCCCCGCCCGTCCAGGCGCTATTGCCCCTCTGCACGTCATTATCCCGGCCCAGAACACCGGCTTGGGACCCGAGAAGACCAGTTTCTTCCAGGCCCTGTCCATCCCGACCAAGATTTCCAAGGGAACAATTGAAATCATCAACGATGTGCCCATCCTGAAGCCCGGCGACAAGGTCGGCGCCTCCGAGGCGACACTGCTCAACATGTTGAACATCTCGCCCTTCTCGTACGGTCTGATTGTCAACCAGGTCTACGATTCCGGCTCGATCTTCTCGCCCGAGATCCTGGACATCAAGCCCGAGGACCTGCGCGCCAAGTTCCAACAGGGAGTGGCCAACCTGGCCGCCGTTTGTTTGTCCGTGGGCTACCCCACCATCGCCTCGGCCCCGCACAGCATTGCCAACGGATTCAAGAACCTGCTGGCCATTGCTGCCACCACCGAGGTGGAGTTCAAGGAGGCGACCACCATCAAGGAGTACATCAAGGACCCCAGCAAGTTCGCCGCCGCTGCTTCGGCTTCGGCTGCCCCCGCCGCCGGCGGAGCTGCCGAGAAGAAGGAGGAGGCCAAGAAGCCCGAGTCCGAAtcagaggaggaggacgatgaTATGGGCTTCGGTCTGTTCGACTAAGCTGGATTCCGATTGCAGGATGCCCTCTGCGGCGCCCGCGGACCATCGCTTCCGCTTTCGGCGTTTACCCACTAAGACCCTCTGTTATGTTTTCTATGTGCAAATTATTGCCGCGGTTTGACGGACCCAATGGCAAGTTGCATTAAACATGCTGTAAACTGCTCGGAAGCGCACTCAACTGTCTTTTAAACTTGCACGCGATTCGAGGGGTGGACATGGTGGGATTCGGACTCCAAAATCCGAAGGCTTGCGACATTTCATTCCCCTTTAAATATCCGAGCGACGGCAGGTGCCGCCTGCAGCTGCTCTCGGTCATCCGGATATTTACAAAGTAATTACTTGCGATAAAATGAATTTCACAAGATGagaaaagtttaaagtttCTGCTGCCGTCGTCGGCTGCGACTTTTGCGATTTCTTTTGCTTTTCGCAAAGGACATCGTCGACGGAGGAGAGACGctcataaaaattcaatttgtctTGACAAAATACGCAAGAAATTAAGAATGTGCCAAGTGGCGGCAAAAGAAACTTTCCTTCCCTTTTTCCCAGTTTCCTGCACATTTCTTCCTCTGCTCGTCTGGCGAGCGAAAATGAGTTACGCGACTGGGGCGTGAAAGTGCCACGCCCTCGCGGCGATGTGTCGCGCTCGGTGCGCAGgagggggggagggggtggtCAGGAGATGGGAGCTGGCGGAGCAGGAGCCGCGGGCCAAGTTAAACACTGCATAAATAGCCGGGCCGAAATGAAAGGCCCTGACGAAAATAAATCCTCCGCAGGCCTCTTTGGGCCTCAGAGATGGGATCGTGAGCCACCTCGGAAGTAGTTGGGTCGTGTCGTAGGCCATACAGTCTATGTATGTTATAGGGTTATTATACCCTCCTTGGCAGAGCCCTCTAGACTCTTCGAAATTGCTTGAATTGTTGGACAAATGTCTGGAAATGTTGCCAAAAAAAGTACAATTCGttaaaaatgttttggtatacatgtaataatatatatatgaaataatTGGCGTGTCCCACCGAAAAACCTTAAATGGTATAAAAAGGCTCGAACCATTGGGTgtctttattttaaattacccTTCGGAAGGATTACCACGTGCGTGTCACGTGGTCATCCCTAGACTCGGTATGTTAGAGTCCCATTTGGTTTTGAGATAAATTAATAAAGACATTGCATAATTTCAGGCGCCGCTGGCGTCAAATATACACAGGAATTAGCATAAACTGTGGGGCGGCTGACCAGCCCCGCACCGCACCACCCCGGATACCCCACCCACCGAACCACCCATCGCTTGCCACTCAATCAGCAAGCGGCAAGCGGCATTTGAAATCAAAATGCGATTGGCAAAATGATTTGCTTCAATTTTTGTGATGCGCATAATAAATGAAGTTTGGACATTTGGACAATTGATTGGGACAGCAGCCATGCGGTGGCCTGCGCAGGGGCAGATCGGGCCGGGAAATCCGGAAGGAGTGGTCCGAGGGACCCATACAGACAATGTACGATATACCACACATCGCATCGCATCACATCACATCACACACTCCATCGCAATGTTTGCCATGCACAACAAAATGTGGAGCAGTCGACAGATTCGAAATCTGATTctgattcagattcagattcgaGTTCAGGACTCCGGTCCAAGTGCCAAGCCCCTCCGCCGACCGGGAATCCCCCGAAACTGGACTCGATTTCGGCTATCCAATGCGCACAGATAGATTTGTATGCATATTTTTGCTCTGGCATTTCGTTTGTGTGCTAAACATGTGAATGCCATCGATATAACgatgctgctcctgctcctgcttctgCTCTTGATCCTGCTCTtggtcctgctcctgctcctggtccTGTCGTGCATGCTCCCCAAGTTCCCCATCCGCCTCCCCCTGTGCGCTCAGCTGTGATTTGTTTGCCCAAAAGATTTGGAGCAAAACGGTTTAATTCTTGTGGAATGGCTTAAACGATTCCTGTTCCTGCCGGCGAATTCTAACAGCGCACTGCGAACCGGAAACGGAATTTCCAAACGGACTTAGCTCCAGCAAACTCTAAATGACTTCACTCGCGAGAATATGTTTGGACATACGCTACTCGGCATCAAAGGATCAAGTGGTTTACTTAGCCAAAGTTCTGATCAACAAAATGTAATCAGGgactgcagttgttgttgtatgGCATGCGtgcctcgactatcagatactcgTTAGTGGAGTAAATAACTTGAGTCGTTCTTATACATGCACTTCAACAGTTAGTATAATTCTGCATGAATTGCTTAAGTATTTTTCCTACTATAGTTGACAGCTAGGAATTGATTTTCTTCACTTTAAAGCGAAATATAAAGTGCTTAAATCCAGTGAGCATTTGAAGCGGGAGCCAAACCCCCGCAAATGGGCGAAACTTTGGTTAGCATCAGCCGGCTGGATCCGAGATGATAACTGAAACAGAAATCTATTTTCCGACTGACTGACGTGCAATACAAATACATTTTCCGAGATGTGCCATGAGGTGGGGCGGTGAGGCGGTGTGGGGGGAGGACGGCACGAAAGGGGAGCCGAAAAAACGAAATAATGGAGATCGGGAAACATTCACGGGATTGTTTGTCGGGTAGCAGGGGCTGCTGCCGACCACGCCCCCACCCACGCCTCCACGCCCATGCATCCGCCGGCACAACATGCTCAATTTAGTCTCGTCACATCAAAATGTTTGCTTATCGCTCTGTTTGCCGAGGCTGGTTTTGTAGTTGCGGACGGGGAATAATTTGGGGCGCTTACCGCGTATAATTTATCTATGCATATGTTTTGAGATGCCAACAACAGCACGAGCTCGCGCTGAGGTAGCCCGAAAGTGGAGCCCTGCCCCACATAAATCACAGTCAACAGCACGCATACGTAGGCTCAGCCAGCAACTCACCCAGCAGTCACCCTGCGAACCACCCACTCGAGCACCACCCACAACACCCCTTTCGTGTCGTGCTTAGCCTCTGGCCTAATCGACGGAAAATCGGAGGGTGTCTGCGTCTGCAACTTGCCGCATTAGGCACGGATCGCGATTCTTTCCGCTCGATCTTAGCGCCGTCCGAAGAAAGACTATATAAGGCCACGCGCGAGTCGCTTGGGTAACTCTTCTCATTCGGAATGAAGCTCCTTTCAGCCGCACTGGTCCTGCTCATGTCCTCGGCCTTGGCCACGGCACAGAAGAATGTGAACACGAATGAAAACAACATCGTGATTGGAAAAGTTtgaaataaatacatatgtaattAAACTGAAGGTGGCACTTTTCGTTGTGGATAGTACTAATGCGTACTTTGGGTTATGTCCCAGTTCGTTTTGGAAGGAGGGTATCTGAACTTATATGAACCCCACTTATTAATTCATATATACATAgataatatattaaataaaatagtatataaaatgtattttgtaAGAGCGTTAAATCAGCGCAATCACTTTAAATAAGCTTATCCCGGCTTGGGGGCCTCGAAATCGGGACGGGACGCTTCAATAAGATGCAGGGGCTCCTTGGGACAGTGCTAACGGTTGTGTTAACGATAACAATAAACGACAAAACCCGTTACGACGAGCGATGATTGCAAGCCAAACGAGCAATTAAAAAGCCGTGCGCCGAGGGAGTTGCCACCCAAGGCCCACATCCTAGAGAGGGAGGCACTCCGGTCCTTGCCACGTACGAGGCATAACCTTTTGGCCTCCATCTCAG from Drosophila mauritiana strain mau12 chromosome 3L, ASM438214v1, whole genome shotgun sequence carries:
- the LOC117141706 gene encoding uncharacterized protein LOC117141706 isoform X3 yields the protein MSDVYKDHYQVLGLPRNATDSEIREAFRRLSLKYHPDKNEDGAEEFLRINEAHSVLIDHQRRAMHDFCLQSVDFEVIIPAENASCQLSELGNALFPMPPETPPGSFHKKLKVAVFIGGILVGTYVVYRVFQKPPPSIPVPRPITLPVTQELSHSHLGSLWTLTSGLLALRSKRILGLGKLVPGANARVSPRTLNAPLSSAAEVVAKTVIRGPGAVGSAATSSSSLASAANVAVKSLPGKASMNSATETVAKTLSQGSRAGPSSAFKTYSSPAVSYLRSLLNWATTPKWGKAPQAKTLSQGSRAGPSSAFKTYSSPAVSYLRSLLNWATRPVAALLYACSKISSYLRALAGRFRKLL
- the LOC117141706 gene encoding uncharacterized protein LOC117141706 isoform X2, giving the protein MSDVYKDHYQVLGLPRNATDSEIREAFRRLSLKYHPDKNEDGAEEFLRINEAHSVLIDHQRRAMHDFCLQSVDFEVIIPAENASCQLSELGNALFPMPPETPPGSFHKKLKVAVFIGGILVGTYVVYRVFQKPPPSIPVPRPITLPVTQELSHSHLGSLWTLTSGLLALRSKRILGLGKLVPGANARVSPRTLNAPLSSAAEVVAKTVIRGPGAVGSAATSSSSLASAANVAVKSLPGKASMNSATETVAKTLSQGSRAGPSSAFKTYSSPAVSYLRSLLNWATTPKWGKAPQAKTLSQGSRAGPSSAFKTYSSPAVSYLRSLLNWATRPVAALLYACSKISSYLRALAGRFRKLL
- the LOC117141706 gene encoding uncharacterized protein LOC117141706 isoform X1: MSDVYKDHYQVLGLPRNATDSEIREAFRRLSLKYHPDKNEDGAEEFLRINEAHSVLIDHQRRAMHDFCLQSVDFEVIIPAENASCQLSELGNALFPMPPETPPGSFHKKLKVAVFIGGILVGTYVVYRVFQKPPPSIPVPRPITLPVTQELSHSHLGSLWTLTSGLLALRSKRILGLGKLVPGANARVSPRTLNAPLSSAAEVVAKTVIRGPGAVGSAATSSSSLASAANVAVKSLPGKASMNSATETVAKTLSQGSRAGPSSAFKTYSSPAVSYLRSLLNWATTPKWGKAPQAKTLSQGSRAGPSSAFKTYSSPAVSYLRSLLNWATTPKWGKAPQAKTLSQGSRAGPSSAFKTYSSPAVSYLRSLLNWATRPVAALLYACSKISSYLRALAGRFRKLL
- the LOC117141708 gene encoding dnaJ homolog subfamily B member 4, which translates into the protein MGKDYYKILGIERNASSEDVKKGYRRMALRYHPDKNDHPQAEEQFREVVAAFEVLSDKEKREIYDQHGEEGLKCDDEPAATFAQPTSDMLPFMCAVGGTVLFAFAAYKTFQFFNRKKKDSHGDGSSSE
- the LOC117140790 gene encoding 60S acidic ribosomal protein P0, which translates into the protein MVRENKAAWKAQYFIKVVELFDEFPKCFIVGADNVGSKQMQNIRTSLRGLAVVLMGKNTMMRKAIRGHLENNPQLEKLLPHIKGNVGFVFTKGDLAEVRDKLLESKVRAPARPGAIAPLHVIIPAQNTGLGPEKTSFFQALSIPTKISKGTIEIINDVPILKPGDKVGASEATLLNMLNISPFSYGLIVNQVYDSGSIFSPEILDIKPEDLRAKFQQGVANLAAVCLSVGYPTIASAPHSIANGFKNLLAIAATTEVEFKEATTIKEYIKDPSKFAAAASASAAPAAGGAAEKKEEAKKPESESEEEDDDMGFGLFD
- the LOC117141395 gene encoding uncharacterized protein LOC117141395 codes for the protein MKLLSAALVLLMSSALATAQKNVNTNENNIVIGKV